One region of Thiorhodovibrio frisius genomic DNA includes:
- a CDS encoding histone deacetylase family protein, whose protein sequence is MNLAFISHPDCLDHRMGAHHVEVPERLHAITDRLIASGIEILLTHYDAPLAEREALLRVHDADYVEMIFANAPTASDVLTWVDGDTAMSAGTLNAARRAAGAAMLGVDLVMTDKHHAAFCAVRPPGHHAERHQAMGFCFFNNVAVGAAHAMAEHALKRIAIVDFDVHHGNGTENIFAGDERVLFCSSFQHPFYPGSGADSKAPNVINLPLPARTDGAAFRSAVEQSWLPRLDDFKPDLIMISAGFDGHAEDDMAHFMLREPDYAWITHELHDLAARYAQDRVVSVLEGGYALSALGRSVGTHIDELIGHG, encoded by the coding sequence ATGAATCTCGCCTTCATCTCTCATCCCGACTGCCTGGATCACCGCATGGGCGCGCACCATGTAGAGGTACCCGAGCGCCTGCATGCGATCACCGACCGACTGATCGCCTCCGGCATCGAAATACTGCTGACCCATTATGACGCGCCGCTCGCAGAGCGCGAAGCCCTGTTACGGGTGCATGATGCCGATTACGTCGAGATGATTTTCGCCAACGCGCCCACGGCGAGCGATGTGCTGACCTGGGTCGATGGCGATACCGCCATGAGCGCCGGCACCCTCAATGCAGCCCGCCGCGCCGCCGGCGCCGCCATGCTCGGGGTTGACCTGGTCATGACCGACAAGCACCACGCTGCCTTCTGCGCCGTGCGACCGCCCGGCCATCATGCCGAACGCCATCAGGCAATGGGCTTTTGCTTTTTTAACAATGTCGCCGTCGGCGCTGCCCATGCAATGGCCGAACATGCTCTCAAACGCATCGCTATTGTGGATTTCGACGTCCATCATGGCAATGGCACCGAGAATATCTTTGCGGGCGACGAGCGGGTGCTCTTTTGTTCAAGCTTTCAGCATCCCTTCTACCCCGGCTCCGGCGCCGACAGCAAGGCGCCCAACGTCATCAACCTACCGCTACCCGCGCGCACCGATGGCGCGGCTTTCCGCAGCGCAGTCGAGCAAAGCTGGCTACCCCGACTCGATGACTTCAAGCCCGACCTGATCATGATATCAGCGGGCTTCGACGGCCATGCCGAAGATGACATGGCGCACTTCATGCTGCGTGAGCCAGACTATGCCTGGATCACCCACGAACTGCACGACCTCGCCGCACGCTACGCGCAAGACCGGGTCGTCTCCGTACTGGAAGGCGGATACGCCCTCTCCGCCCTTGGCCGCTCAGTCGGCACCCATATCGATGAGCTGATTGGGCACGGCTAG
- a CDS encoding PIN domain-containing protein: protein MSDFVKGEPTVLARVKATAPTLIAVSTLTRMEVAFGLRLKPARARELTPVLEAFFASITTLPFTLADAEAAAAIRADLKARGTPIGPYDVLIGATALARGLTMVTSNEVEFRRIVGLPVDNWR, encoded by the coding sequence GTGTCCGACTTCGTCAAGGGCGAACCGACGGTGCTGGCCCGCGTGAAGGCCACGGCGCCGACGCTGATTGCGGTCTCGACGCTGACGCGCATGGAGGTGGCGTTCGGGTTGCGCCTAAAGCCGGCGCGCGCCCGTGAGCTGACGCCGGTGCTGGAGGCGTTTTTTGCCTCCATCACGACCCTACCCTTCACCTTGGCCGACGCGGAAGCCGCCGCCGCAATTCGGGCCGATCTGAAAGCCCGGGGCACGCCAATCGGCCCTTACGATGTCCTGATTGGCGCCACGGCGCTGGCGCGCGGCTTAACGATGGTCACGAGCAACGAGGTGGAATTTCGCCGGATCGTTGGGCTGCCAGTGGACAATTGGCGCTGA
- a CDS encoding ribbon-helix-helix domain-containing protein — MHLDIELDPTIGERLFAVAEQQGQSASALITQALQAWLAERSDYWPAAVANFEGVADAPRFEAFREGMPPPTENPLA, encoded by the coding sequence ATGCATCTTGATATCGAACTCGATCCCACCATCGGCGAGCGGTTGTTCGCCGTTGCCGAACAGCAGGGACAAAGCGCTTCGGCACTGATTACTCAGGCACTGCAAGCCTGGCTGGCCGAGCGCTCGGACTACTGGCCAGCGGCCGTGGCCAACTTCGAGGGCGTTGCCGACGCGCCGCGTTTCGAGGCGTTCCGCGAGGGCATGCCGCCCCCCACTGAAAATCCGCTTGCATGA